A window of the Gossypium hirsutum isolate 1008001.06 chromosome A05, Gossypium_hirsutum_v2.1, whole genome shotgun sequence genome harbors these coding sequences:
- the LOC107958915 gene encoding adenine phosphoribosyltransferase 5: MFAAENGLKGDPRLQAISDAIRVVPHFPKPGIMFQDITTLLLDHKAFKDTVDIFVDRYRDMDISVVAGVEARGFMFGPSIALAIGAKFVPLRKPRKLPGEVIAETYDLEYGSDRLEMHVGAVQPGERVIVIDDLVATGGTLSAAIRLLERVGAQVVECACVIGLREVKGQRRLNGKPLYILVEPREIDGCY, from the exons ATGTTTGCAGCGGAGAATGGACTCAAAGGGGACCCGAGGCTACAAGCCATATCTGACGCCATTAGAGTGGTTCCTCACTTCCCAAAACcag GGATTATGTTCCAAGACATAACAACGTTGTTGCTGGATCACAAAGCGTTCAAGGATACCGTCGACATATTTGTCGATCGCTACAGAGACATGGATATATCTGTCGTTGCGG GAGTTGAAGCAAGAGGATTCATGTTCGGTCCATCAATTGCCTTAGCCATTGGTGCAAAGTTCGTTCCTCTGAGAAAACCCAGGAAGTTGCCAG GTGAAGTAATTGCTGAAACTTATGACTTGGAGTATGGAAGTGACCGCTTAGAGATGCACGTTGGTGCTGTTCAACCTGGTGAACGTGTTATAGTAATTGATGATTTGGTTGCAACGGGGGGAACTCTGTCAGCTGCCATAAGACTCTTAG AACGCGTTGGTGCTCAAGTGGTCGAGTGTGCATGTGTTATTGGACTCCGCGAGGTCAAG GGGCAACGTAGACTTAATGGAAAGCCACTTTATATTCTTGTGGAGCCACGTGAGATAGATGGATGTTATTAa
- the LOC107958914 gene encoding vesicle-associated membrane protein 711 isoform X1 → MIAIDAIFRESNNHFQLLREYFNKSRIHGRIPFAFLEDMHQRFVRTYGGAVLSALPYGMNDEFSRVLSQQMEYYSNDPNADRINRLKGEMSQVRNVMIENIDKVLERGDRLELLVDKTANMQGNTFRFRKQARRFKNTVWWRNVRLTVALIIILIIVAYIVTAFVCKGPTLPSCV, encoded by the exons ATGATAGCAATAGATGCCATATTCCGAGAAAGTAACAATCATTTTCAGCTTTTGAGGGAATATTTTAACAAATCGAGAATTCATG GGCGAATTCCTTTTGCATTTCTTGAAGACATGCATCAGAGATTTGTCAGGACTTACGGCGGAGCTGTTCTTTCAGCTCTTCCCTATGGCATGAACGATGAGTTTTCAAGGGTTTTGAGCCAGCAAATGGAATATTACTCGAATGATCCTAATGCTGACAGGATAAATCGATTAAAAGGTGAAATGAGTCAG GTGCGAAATGTTATGATAGAGAATATTGACAAAGTTTTAGAGAGAGGTGATCGCTTAGAATTGTTGGTTGATAAAACTGCTAATATGCAAGGAAATACCTTTCGCTTCAGAAAGCAAGCGCGCCGTTTTAAAAACACTGTGTGGTGGAGAAATGTCAGGCTTAC GGTTGCGCTCATAATAATCCTCATAATTGTTGCTTATATCGTGACTGCGTTTGTTTGCAAGGGTCCCACGTTACCATCCTGTGTCTAA
- the LOC107958914 gene encoding vesicle-associated membrane protein 711 isoform X2 produces the protein MADESAGRRIPFAFLEDMHQRFVRTYGGAVLSALPYGMNDEFSRVLSQQMEYYSNDPNADRINRLKGEMSQVRNVMIENIDKVLERGDRLELLVDKTANMQGNTFRFRKQARRFKNTVWWRNVRLTVALIIILIIVAYIVTAFVCKGPTLPSCV, from the exons ATGGCCGACGAAAGTGCCGGAA GGCGAATTCCTTTTGCATTTCTTGAAGACATGCATCAGAGATTTGTCAGGACTTACGGCGGAGCTGTTCTTTCAGCTCTTCCCTATGGCATGAACGATGAGTTTTCAAGGGTTTTGAGCCAGCAAATGGAATATTACTCGAATGATCCTAATGCTGACAGGATAAATCGATTAAAAGGTGAAATGAGTCAG GTGCGAAATGTTATGATAGAGAATATTGACAAAGTTTTAGAGAGAGGTGATCGCTTAGAATTGTTGGTTGATAAAACTGCTAATATGCAAGGAAATACCTTTCGCTTCAGAAAGCAAGCGCGCCGTTTTAAAAACACTGTGTGGTGGAGAAATGTCAGGCTTAC GGTTGCGCTCATAATAATCCTCATAATTGTTGCTTATATCGTGACTGCGTTTGTTTGCAAGGGTCCCACGTTACCATCCTGTGTCTAA